The Dehalococcoidia bacterium DNA segment AGCGTTGAAGAACTTGTGGAGGGTGTAGACATTGCACACCCACGGCCGCCCCGGCTGGTCGCGACGCAGGCGCTCCGGGTCAGTGAAAGCCCGCAGCACCCGGGCGCGGGTCTCCTCGGGAGTGGCCGCCAGTTCAATGTGGTTGTCCAGGCTCTTGCTCATCTTCTGCTTGCCGTCCAGGCCCAACACCAGGGGCGTCTCGGTGAGTTTAGCCTGGGGCTCGGGGAAGGTGGGGCCGAACATGTAGTTGAACCGCCGCACGATCTCCCGCGCCAGCTCCAGATGGGGCAGTTGATCCTCCCCCACAGGCACCGTGTCGGCCTTGTAGAGGATGATATCGGCCGTCATGAGCACCGGGTAGCCCACCAGCCCGTAGTTCACCGACTCCTCGGTCTCCTCCATCTGGCGCACCTTCTCCTTGAAGGTGGGCACCCGCAGCAGCCATCCCAGGGGGGTAACCATAGAGAGGAGGGTGTGGAGGGTCATCACCTCCGGGACATGAGACTGGACGAAGATGATGGAGCGCTGGGGGTCCAGGCCCGCCGCCAGCCAGTCCAGCACCATCTCCCGAATAAGAGTGGGGAGGTCACGGGTCTCCTGGGGCTTCATGGTGGTCAGAGCGTGCACATCCACCACGCAGTAGATGCACTCATACTCCTCCTGGAGGGCCACCCAGTTGCGCAACGCCCCCAGATAGTTGCCGATGTGGAGGCGCCCCGTAGGGCGCATGCCCGAAAAGATGCGACCCTTCCCCATACTGGTGCTCTATCAAACCTCCCTATACGCCCGCAAAGAATCTGCACGAGAGACGCCCGCCTGCCGGCATAGGCTCTGGAGGGGAGAGGCCTTGATATGCGGGTGGTCGGGCCTCGGGAGAGGTGTCCGTGTGCCGTCAGGGTTCTCCCCAACCATCGCAATATGCTCCCCTATACGCACGACTCTGAACCCAAGCCGCTCCAGCGCTTTCACCACCTTTTGCCGCGGGGCACCGACGGGGAACTTTGTCATCTACATCGTTACGGCGCCCTCGGCAACAAACACTTCCTGTAAAGGCTCGTGCCCCTTGAGGACCTCCTCCCCACAGGTTTGCACGTGGAACGCAAGGGTCGATGTGACATCGGCCAACGCCTCTTCGTAACTATCCGCCTGTCCCACCACACCCCCCAACCCGATCGGATACGCCACATACCCGCCGGGGTGCTCCTCCACCCCTGTGATGGTTTTGACCATAAAGGCTCCCTCGGGAGAAGGGGCTTGCCCCGTCCTCGGCTCCACCTTCTATCCTAGCAGACGGATGACGGCATCGCCCATCTGACGGGTGGAGAGGGTCGGCTCCCCCGGGCGGGCCAGGTCGGCGGTGCGATAGCCCTCGGCCAGGGCGCGTGCCACCGCCGTCTCCACCGCCTGGGCCTCGGCGGACAGACCCAGCCCATAGCGCAGGAGCATGGCCACGGTGAGGATGGTGGCCAGGGGGTTGGCGATGCCCTTGCCGGCGATATCGGGGGCGCTCCCGTGAATCGGCTCAAACAGACCAAAGGCGCGCTCCCCCGGCTTGGGGATGCGGGCCAGACTGGCCGAGGGGAGCATCCCCATACTCCCCGCCAACACCGCCGCCTCGTCGGTCAGGATATCCCCGAAGGTATTCTCGGTTACGATGACATCAAAGCGCCCAGGGGTGCGCACCAACTGCATGGCGGCCGTATCCACCAGCAGGTGCTCCAGGGTTACATCGGGATACTCCCGCGCCAGTTCCAAGGCAATCTCCCGCCACAGGCGGGAGGTCTCCAGGATGTTGGCCTTGTCCACGGAGCAGAGGCGTTTGCGGCGGGCGCGGGCCAGTTCAAACCCCACCCGCAGGATGCGCACGATCTCCTCCTCCGTGTAAGCCATAGTGTCCACGGCGCGCCGCCCCCTTTTGGTCTGCCAGCGGCGCTTGGGCTTGCCGAAGTAGAGGCCCCCCGTCAGTTCCCGCACCACGATGAAGTCCACTCCCTGGAGCACGGCGGGCTTGAGGGGGGAGGCATCCACCAGCCAGGGATAGACCTTGACGGGGCGCAGGTTGGCGAACAGGCCCAAGCCCTTGCGCAGGGCCAGAAGCCCGTCCTCGGGGCGGACTTTGGCTTTGGGGTCGTCCCACTTGGGGCCGCCCACCGCTCCGAACAGGATGGCGTCGCTGTTTTTGGCGGTTTGGAAGGTGGCGTCGGGGAGGGGGGTGCCGTGGGCATCAATGGCGCACCCGCCTACCAGGGCGTGGGCGAAGGTGAAGGTGTGGCCGAAGCGCTGGCCGACGGCCTCCAGCACCCGCACCCCTTCGGCGATGACCTCGGGGCCGATGCCGTCGCCCGGCAGGACAGCGATGGTATAGTGCATCGGAGTCGGCTCCTTTCGGGGCGTGCCTGATGCGCCCCTGGGTTTTGGTCTCTTGTACCTGGTCGCCCTCCTATCCCCCCGCTTGCCGAATGACCCGCTTGGGGAGTTCCTTGCGCAGGCGGTCTATCTTGCCCTTGACTCTCTTGAGGGCCCTGTCCACCTCATCCTGATCCATCAGGCGCAGGCCTTGCTCTGTCAGGGTGGCCACCTGCACCGGCCCCCCGCAGTCCACGCACAGAGCACTCACGGCGTCCACCACATAGGCCACCAGCGCCACCGCCTCCTTCACCCTTATCCCCGGGAAGTAGAGGTCGCTCAGCACCATATCCCCCACATCGCGCCCCGACCCATAGCATTCCCAGGTGCGCATCTCGCGAGGGTGCATCTCCTCCGCGTCAATCGCCCACAGGCCCTTCTCCCCACCGTCCAGAAAGCCTGCGACCAAGATCTGGCGCTCCTTGACGGCGCTTTCGCCCCCCTCCTCGGCCATCTTGCGCAGAACCCCTTCAATGAGGGTGAGCGCCCGTGCCGGCGTGAGCGGGGTATTCTCGCCCTTCTCGTCAAGAACCTCCCCCAAACGGCGGGTGAACACCTCCCCCAGCGTGGGATTGCCCGCCGAGACAATGGCGAAGCGCCCCTGCACCAGGTGAATCTGGGGCCAGTAGCGGAAGAAGTTGCCCCGCGTCTCTTGGGAATCACAGGCGAACACGGCCCCGTCGGCGCACCGCAATCCAATGGCTATCGTCATGGATCGCTCCCGCCCCGCACCTGCTATGGGGATATTCTACCAGAAGGCCCCGTGTGCCTGGCACGGCCCGTGCGCAACCGAGGCTTTCAGGCCTGTGGGCCCAGCGGTTATGGGGGAGGGGGCGCGCCTGGACCAGGCGGGGGGACGCTCCGTCAGCATCCCGGCTCCCCAGGATGACCACAGCAGTCCCGCGGCGGAGGGCCAAACCGTCGCACCAGATTGCGTACCGCCACCCCCAGCCTCTTCAGCACGGGCAAAGGCGAGGCGCGCCAGTTGGCCGCCACCTCCCGCAGACTCCCCCGACGGCGGGGCGTGGTCATAGCCCTTCGCTCATGTCTGCGAGGAAGCCATCCCCGCCAGTTTACGCTTGGTGTATTCTATCAGCCCCCCAGCCGCCAGCACCTCCAGCATAAAGGGCGGGAAGGGTTTGGCGCGGAAGGTGGTGCCCCGGGTGAGGTTGCGAATCGTCCCCGTGGAGAGATCAACCTCCAGTTCGTCTCCCGCCTGGGTGCCGTCCACCGCCTCGGGACACTCCAGCACAGGCAGCCCCAGGTTGATGCTGTTACGGAAGAAGATGCGGGCGAAGGTCTTGGCGATGATGCAGGAGATGCCCGACGCCTTGATGGCGATGGGGGCGTGTTCCCGACTAGAACCACACCCGAAGTTCCTATCCGCCACAATGATATCTCCGGGGCGCACCCGTTTGACGAAGTCGGGATCAATGTCCTCCATGCAGTGTGCAGCCAACACCTTGGGGTCGATGGTATTCAAGTAGCGGGCAGGGATAATGACATCGGTGTTCACATCCGCCCCATACTTGTGGACACGACCACGCAAGATGGTCTGCATGCTCCCTCCTTCCTCAGGGCTTACCGCCCCGTTACCAGAATGCTGGCCGCCAACCCCACCAGCCCCGCCAGCACCGTGACCATAATTCCTACCAACCAGTAGAACTGCGTCCGCATCTCCTGGCGCAGGGAGCCGATCTCCTCTCGCGTCTCCTGGCGTAAAGCCGCTATCTCCTGGCGCAGAGAGCCTATCTCCTCCCGCGCCTCCTGGCGCCCCGTCGCCATCTCCTGCCGTATCTCCTGGCGCCCCGTCGCCATCTCCTGGCGCAGCGCCAAAAGGTCCGCCTCCAGGCGCGTCAGACGCCGATCCACCTGCTCCAAAATCCCCTCCACACGCGCCAGGCGCTCCGCTTCCGTGGTCATCGTTCACCCCCGCATAGCCAACAGCACATCCTCGGCCCGGGCAACCTCTTCGGGGTGGGCGATGCGCCCCAGCACGGCACTGGCCGCCGCCACTGAGGGGTTGGCCAAGTAGGCCTCCGCCTTCGGATGACCCATGCGCCCAGGGAAGTTGCGATTGGAGGTGGAGACGCACCGCTCCCCCTCTGCCAGAACCCCCATATATCCCCCCAAGCACGGCCCGCAGGAGGGGGTGCTCACGGCGCACCCCGCCTCCACGAAGATGTCTATCAGCCCCTCCTTCAGCGCCTGCTTGTAGACCTGGGTGGTGGCAGGTATCACGATGCATCGCGTCCACTGGGCCACCTTCCGCCCCTTCAGGATGGCCGCCGCCTCCCGCAGGTCCTCCAGACGTGCATTGGTGCAGGAGCCGATGAACACCTGGTCAATGGCGATGTTTTTGCTGGCCAGTGCGCTGGCCGTGGCAATGTTCCCTGGAGAGTAGGGCATAGCCACCACCGGCTCTATCTTGGAAGCGTCATACTCGTAAGTGGCGGCGTAGTAGGCATCGGGATCGGGGGTGTAGACCTTCCACGGCCGCTTGGCCCTGGGACGCACATACTCCAACGTTACCTCGTCAAAGGGCACGATCCCCGTCTTCCCCCCCGCCTCGGCCACCATGTTGCACATGGTGAAGCGGGCATCCATGGACAGGGTGCGAATGGCCTCCCCCTCAAACTGCATGCAGGCGTACAGCGCCCCGTCGGTGCCAATCTGCCCGATGGTGTAGAGGATGAGGTCTTTACTGCGCGTCCAGGGGCCGAGGCGGCCGTGGTAGATGAAGCGGAGGGTGTGGGGCACCTTCATCCAGATCTCCCCCGTGGCCATGGCTACCGCCAGGTCGGTGGAGCCGAAGCCGGCAGCGAAGGCGCACAGGCCCCCGCAGGTGGTGGTGTGGGAGTCCGCCCCCACATACACATCCCCCGGCACCACGATACCCTGCTCGGGCAAAAGAATGTGCTCGATCCCCGCCTGCCCCTGCTCAAAGTACACCACCCCATACTCCCGAGCGAAGTCCCGCATGGCCTTGGCCAAAGCCCCAGCAGCGATGTCCTTGTTGGGGACGAAGTGGGACGGGACAAAAACCACCCGGGAGGGGTCAAACACCTTCTTGACCCCCAGTTTCTTGAACTCCCGAATGGCAAGGGGGGCGGTAACATCGTTGCCCATGCACAGGTCCACCCGCACATTGAGCAGGTCGCCGGGGGAGACCTCCTTCTTGCCGGCATGGTCGGCCAGGATTTTCTCGGCAATGGTCATGCCCATAGTGGCCCTCCTCTTGGGGGCGTCTCTCGGAAGCCAGACCCCTTCCGATGCCCTACTGCGATTATATCGCTTCTCTCTTCACGCTTCCCGCCCACCCTCGCAGATAGCAGACACCACCCCCTGTTCCTGACCCCGCTGACCTTCCCCTGTGTCCTTTGGGGGGCGCACGGACTTACCCCTGGCTATCCCGGTGCACCACAAACGCCACCTTGTGGATCCCTAACGCCCCATCGGGGAAGGAGTCGCGCTCCACCTCCGCCTGCCACTGGCCGGTGCCGTCGGCCGCCCGCACCCGCAGGGTTGCCCTGCCTGCCGTGGTCACGGGTTTGCGGGCCGTCCAGATATGCCAGGTGTACGGGGAAAGGGCCGGACGCACCAGCGCCTGCTCCCAAGTTTGTCCCTCATCCCAGCTTATCTCCACTCGGCTGATGCCCCTGTCCCCAGCGTAGGCGATGCCCGCCGCCTCTACCTGCCCCGCCTGCACCCTCTGGCCTGTGCGGGGTGTCCAAATCTGACTGGTGGTATGCACAAAGGCGGTATCGCTCCATCCCTGCTCCTGCCAGAAGCCCGTGAAGTCCTCGGCCACAGGGCGAATACGCGTCAGCCACTTGACGCTCTTCAATCCGTAGCGCCCCGGCACCAGCAAGCGGGCAGGATAGCCGTGCTTGTGGGGGAGAGGCTCCCCATTCATGGCATAGGCCACCAGCACATGCTCCTGCAGAGCCACCTCCAGCGGCACGCTATCGGAGTACCCGTCGGCGGCGAAGAAGGCCACCTTCCGCACCCCCTCCTGCACCCCCGCCCGCTCCAACAGGATACGCAGCGGAACGCCCCTCCACAGGGCAGTGCCGATCAGATCCCCTCCCACCGGGTTGCTGATGCACTGGAGGGTAACCGCTATCTCCACAGCGGGCAAAGCCAGCAGGTCGCTATACGAGAGGGTCATAGGCGACCGCACCAGGCCCTCTACCTGTAGGCTCCATTGGGCGCTGTCCAGGTGGGGGTCCACGAAGTTCTTGGAGACGGTATAGAACTGGGCGGTAGGGGTAATGTCTGTGGGCAGAGCACCCGCAGGGCGACGAGGGTGGCGCGGCAGGGCAAGACGGGGCAGTCCGCCCACCAGGAGGCGGATGCCCCCCAAGACCCCCAAACCTGCCACCCCCCACAGGGCCAGTCGCCCCAGAGCGGAGCGCCGATCCGGCCGGGGCGGGCCGGGGGCCAGGGCCAAGGAGACCCCCCCCGCCACCAACCCCGCCACGCCACTGGCACCCACCACCCCTGCCCAGAAGCCCAGCCCCGTTCCCCCCGCCAGCCACCCCAACCCCACCGCCATCAGCCCCAACCCTCCCCCAACTACCCCTGCCCACACCAAAGGCGACCGCCTCCCCGCCATCCTGCCCCCCACCACAACCACACCCGCCCCCATTCCCACCAGCACCAGGGACAGCCCCACCAGTAGAAGAGGCTTGGCCAGATACAGGAGCCTATCCAGTAGGAAGCCAAACAGCCAGCCGGGCATGGCCTGCACCAGACGCTCCGCCACCACCTCTTGCAGGGAGGGGGCCTGGAGGGCAAAACCTGCCCCCAGCAACAGCAGTGCCCATAGCACCCCCACACCGATACCCACACCCACAAGACCCCTCCGCGTCTGTGTGCGGTGCTCCATGCGCGCCCTTCCCCCTCGTATGATACGCTAACCGTAGGATTGGGATACGCATGGGCACACTATATGTGGTCGCCACCCCCATAGGCAACCTGGAGGACATTACCCTGCGGGCTCTGCGGCTGTTGCGGGAGGTGGCCCTCATCGCCGCCGAAGACACCCGCACCACCCGGGGCCTGCTGGCCCATTATGGCATCACCACCCCCCTGGTCAGTTTTCACCGCCACAATCAGGCCCAGCGCCTGCCCCTTCTTCTAGAGCGCTTACGCCAGAGCGATGTGGCCCTTGTGAGCGAGGCGGGCACCCCCGGGGTGAGCGACCCAGGGCAGGCACTGGTAACGGCAGCGGTGCAGAAGGGCTTCCCGGTGGTGGTTGTCCCTGGCCCCTCGGCAGTAACGGCAGCCCTGGCAGTCTCGGGCCTACCTGCCGACTCCTTCCTGTTCCTGGGTTTTCTGCCGCGCGCCCCGACGGAGCGCCGCAGCCTTTTGGGGCGATGCGCCTCTTTACCCTTTACCCTTGTGTGGTTTGAAGCACCGCACCGTCTGCGGGCCTCCTTGCAGGACGCCCTGGAAATCCTGGGCGACCGCCCCTGCGCCATCGGGCGCGAGTTGACCAAACTCCACGAGGAGGTGTTCCGGGGAAGCCTGGCCCAAGCCCTGGAGCACTTCATCCAGCCGCGCGGGGAGTTTACCGTCGTGGTGCGTGGCGCACCCTCGTCCCCCGAGGCTTGCTGGACAGAGGCCCAAGTGGCACAGGCTTTACGAGAGGCGTCGGCACAGGGCCTGCGTCCTAGCCACGCCGTCGCTCGGGTGGCACGCATGGCCGGGTGGCCCCGAGCACAGGTTTATGCTGTGTGGCGTGCCCTGGGGGGAATCGGCCCCAAAAAGACCGTATCCCCTGGCTCGGACAACGCCTAATCCCAGACGAAAACGCCGTCAAAACCCTTGACAAGCCTTCGGTGCAACCTTTAGAGTAGGAGCGTCAGACAGCCCCCAGGAGACCTGGGGCCGTTGGAGGGAGTAGATATGGTTGATACCGCTGCTCGTCCCGCGCGCAAGCCCCGCATCCGTGAAGCCCCCGCGAGCATCGCCGTTGTGGGTGTTGGAGGTGGAGGGTGCAACGCTGTCATGCGGATGCTTCGGGAACAGAAGCAGGTCCCGGGTGTGCGCTATATTTGCGCCAACACCGACATCAAGTCCTTGGAACGGGTGCAGGGGGCAACGGTGGTGCACATCGGGGAGCGCTTGACCCACGGTTTAGGGGCAGGCGGGAACCCCGAGGTGGGGGCCCAGGCTGCAGACTCTGCCCGCACCGCCCTGAAGAGGGCCATCGGTCGGGCCGACCTGGTCTTCCTCTGCGCTGGCATGGGCGGGGGCACAGGCACCGGCGCCGCCCCCATCGTCGCCGAGATCGCCAAAGAGACGGGGGCCCTGGTGGTCGGTGTGGTTACCACCCCCTTCTCCTTTGAAGGGGCCCGCCGTCTGGAGACCGCCCACGCCGGCATGGCCCGCCTGCGGGAGAAGGTGGACAACCTCATCGTCATCCACAACGACCGCCTCCTCAAACTGTTCAAGCGGGATGTGCCCATTGAGCAGGCCCTGACCATGGCCGACGAGGCCGTCATGCTGGGCGTCCTGTCGGTGGCTGAACTCATCAATGTGCCCGGGGAGATCAACGTGGACATGGCCGATGTGAAGACCATTATGAAACTCCCCGGCCACGCCTTGATGGCCCTGGGCACGGGCAAAGGCCCCGGCGGTGCCTTGGAGGCCGCCCGTCAGGCCGTTACCAACCCCCTCCTGGATATCTCCATTGACGGAGCCAAGGGGGTGCTGTTCAATGTCAACGGCGGCCCCTCTCTGACCTTGGGGGAGGTGAACACCACCGGTGAGTTCATCGCCTCCAAAGTGGACCCCCAGGCCATTATCTTCTTCGGCATGGTCAACGACCCCAACATGGGCGACAATGTGCGCATCACCATCATCGCCACAGGTATCCCCGACAAGCCCCCTCGCACCGTCTCCAGCGCCCCGAGCTTGTGGGAGGCGCCCCGCAAAAACTAACCTCACCTTCCGCCTGTGGGGGGGTGCCCCTACGCGGGCATCCCCCCACCTTTTTTCTGCTCGGGCTTACCCCCGTGTGCGCCCTTGCCTTATACTGGAAACACCACACCCTCGTCCTTGGAGGATGGGGTATGCCCCTGTACGAGTATCAGTGCACCGTGTGTGCCACCCGCTTTGAACGCCTGCGCCCGTTCAGCCAGGCCCACGAGCCCCTCGCCTGTCCGGACTGTGGTGGGCAGAGCCGCCGCCTGCTGTCCGTCTTCACCGCCTTCTCGGCCACCTCTTCCGGACAGACCCAAGCCATCGCCGGCGCCGGTGGAGGATGCAGCGGGTGCGCGGGGGGAGCGTGTGCCTCATGCGCCCACGGCGGCTAAACACCTTATCCCCCCACCCACAGGTGTCGTAGTCGCGCCAAGGGGGCGCCAGAGGCCCACCGCTCGGGGGAGGATATGGTTCACCCTCTGGTGGTCCCCGCATGGTGGGGGCAGGGGCCATCCACCCCGCCCTGACGCCTGCCCACTCCACCCACGCCCCGGCCCACGCCATCCTGTTTGCACTGGCGGGGGTGGCTCAGGCCATATGGGGTATGGTCTTCTGGCGGAGGCCCACCCTGTTCCTGTGGAACCTGGGTGTCCTGGGGACGGGGGCACTGGTGGTGGGAGATGTCCTGCCTGCTTTAGGGCCTCCGCACGCTGATCATGCCCATCCCCACTCCCACGACGACCACCCCCACAGCCACTAGCCCCTCTTGGTGCGCCGACGCAGCACCCACCCCAGGGCCATCACCAGCGTCGCCTGGGCCAGGGATGCCCCCGCCACCACCATCGTGGCCAGATACCAGAACCCCTCAGGGAACAACTGAATGAGCATATCCCGGGAAGGATCCAATTGCCAATAGGGGTTACGGAAGGCGATAATGTGAAACAGAGTGAACAGCCAGGGGAAGGCCACCGCTAAGGCCACTCCCGCCACCACCAGCACACCCAGGGCCAACCATCCCCCCACCAACAGCACCCGCCCCACAAACACCCGCCCCCGTTTCAGAAAACCCAAAAGCACCCCCAGGGCAATGACGCCCCCGCTCACCTCCTGCACCCGGTACACCCCCCGCACCAACACCCGCACATCCCGCATGTGGATGACCTCCCGCTGGTTGAACAGGGAACGCTCCACACCCCGCACGGGCACCCGCACCTCCAGCCACTCCTGCGGGCCGTTGAAGTAGGCGATAAAGGCGCGGGCCACCCGCTCCAAATCTGCCGGAGCGATGCCCGTTACCTCGGACACCCCGAACCGCTGGAAGCCGTAGGTGTACAGGGGAAGGGCATTGATGGCCAGGCGCACACTGGTGGTTACACAAAAGATGGGCAAGAGGGCCAGGGTGAGCACCGTGAAGAGCCAGGTGGCCCCGGTGAACACCACACGGACGGTCAGGGCAAGCATCGCGGGTCGCCCACGCAGTGCACCGGCTCCTCGGGGAAGTCGGGCGTTTCCACCTGAATGGTAGCGTGGTCAATGCCGAACTGGTGCTTCAAGTGCTCCCGCACCTGCACCAACAGGTCTTTGCTATCGCCCCGCTCCACCACCAGGTGCCCGCTCATGGCCACAAACCCCGTGGACAGCGTCCACACATGTAAATCATGGACACCCACAACACCCGGCAAGCGCAAAAGGCTCTCCCGCACCCGCTGCAGGTCAATGTGGGTGGGCACCGCCTCCAGAAGGATATCGGTGGTCGTGCGCAACAGGCGCACCACCGACACCACCAGGATGGCGGCGATGGCTAAACTGGCGATGGGGTCGGCCAGGTGCCACCCCTTCCAGAGAATCAAGACCCCCGCCGTCAGCACCCCCACGCTTCCCAAGGCGTCGCCCAGCACGTGCAGGAGCACCCCTTGCACATTGATAGTGCGCTGGCTCTGTCGCGCCAGAAGCAGAGCCACCGTGAGGTTGGCCAGCAAGCCCACCAGGGCGATGCCCAGCATCGGCCCGCCCAGCACAGGGGGCGGGTGGCGCAGGCGGTGCAGAGCCTCAAAAACGATGTACCCCACAACCCCCAACAGCAGCAGGCCATTGGCCAGAGCCGCCAGCACCTCGGCGCGGTAGTAGCCCCAGGAGTGACGCATCGTCGGAGGGCGGATGGCGAACCAGGCCGCCACCACCGCCATCCCCGTGGCCACCACATCGGTCAACATATGCCCTGCGTCGGCCAGTAGGGCCAGGCTCCCCGTCAGGATGCCCCCCACCACCTCCGCCAGCAGGAAGGTGCCCGTTATCCCCAGGGCCAGCAGCAAGACCCTTTGGCTCTGCCGGCGTGCCACCTGGTTACCGTTGACTGGGGCAGTGCGGGGCGTCTCCACGGCTCGCCTCGCCTTTTACCCTATAAGCAACCCCACCCCCACGTCAAGGCGAGGGCAGCCTGCCGTCTTGACACCCTTCCCCTGGCCCTCTAGGGTAACTCCCAGGAGGTATGCATGAGCACCATCCGCCGTCTGCTCCAGGGAGCCATTGACATCCACGTGCACTTCGCCCCTGACCCCCGGGTGGAGCGGCGCTCCGATGCTTTAGAGGTGGCCCAATATGCCAAAGCCCAGGGTATGCGGGGCCTGGTCCTGAAAAGCCACGAATACCCCACCGCCCCTGTCGCTTACACCGTCGCCCAGGTGGTGCAAGGGATCGAGCTATATGGGGGGCTTTCCCTAGACGAGGAGGTTGGGGGCCTCAACCCGGTGGCGGTGGAGGCGTCCGCCCGCATGGGGGCCAAGGTGGTGTGGTTCCCCACCTTCTCGGCCAAGGCGTGGCGGGAACCTGTCGGAGAGAAGGGGGGCATTCGCATCCTGGACGACAGAGGGCGCTTGGTGCCCCCGGTGCACCACATTCTGGAAATCACCCGCCACTACGATATGGTGCTGGCCACGGGGCACATCGGCGTGGACGAGACCTTCGCCCTGGTGGAGGAGGCGCGGCGGGTGGGCATCGGGCGCATCGTCATCACCCACGCCTCCAGCATGACGCCCCGCACGGGCCTGACGGTGGAGCATCAGAAGCGCCTGGCCCAGATGGGGGCCTACATTGAGCACTGCGTCCACGCCATGATGCCCACCACCTTGCGCATCCCCCCGTCCGAGATCGCCCAGCAGATCCGGGCCGTGGGGGAGGAGCACTGCATCCTGAGCACCGATTTCGGCCAGGCTTTCCAC contains these protein-coding regions:
- a CDS encoding TIGR01906 family membrane protein translates to MLALTVRVVFTGATWLFTVLTLALLPIFCVTTSVRLAINALPLYTYGFQRFGVSEVTGIAPADLERVARAFIAYFNGPQEWLEVRVPVRGVERSLFNQREVIHMRDVRVLVRGVYRVQEVSGGVIALGVLLGFLKRGRVFVGRVLLVGGWLALGVLVVAGVALAVAFPWLFTLFHIIAFRNPYWQLDPSRDMLIQLFPEGFWYLATMVVAGASLAQATLVMALGWVLRRRTKRG
- a CDS encoding cation diffusion facilitator family transporter; this translates as METPRTAPVNGNQVARRQSQRVLLLALGITGTFLLAEVVGGILTGSLALLADAGHMLTDVVATGMAVVAAWFAIRPPTMRHSWGYYRAEVLAALANGLLLLGVVGYIVFEALHRLRHPPPVLGGPMLGIALVGLLANLTVALLLARQSQRTINVQGVLLHVLGDALGSVGVLTAGVLILWKGWHLADPIASLAIAAILVVSVVRLLRTTTDILLEAVPTHIDLQRVRESLLRLPGVVGVHDLHVWTLSTGFVAMSGHLVVERGDSKDLLVQVREHLKHQFGIDHATIQVETPDFPEEPVHCVGDPRCLP
- a CDS encoding amidohydrolase, coding for MSTIRRLLQGAIDIHVHFAPDPRVERRSDALEVAQYAKAQGMRGLVLKSHEYPTAPVAYTVAQVVQGIELYGGLSLDEEVGGLNPVAVEASARMGAKVVWFPTFSAKAWREPVGEKGGIRILDDRGRLVPPVHHILEITRHYDMVLATGHIGVDETFALVEEARRVGIGRIVITHASSMTPRTGLTVEHQKRLAQMGAYIEHCVHAMMPTTLRIPPSEIAQQIRAVGEEHCILSTDFGQAFHPIAPEGLRMGIAWLLGAGLSVEAVEQLVKYNPARLLGLGG